A section of the Pyxidicoccus xibeiensis genome encodes:
- a CDS encoding SDR family oxidoreductase → MAGQRIFITGGASGLGKALALRFARAGWKVCIADLNDARGAETLKELSALGPDAHYLRCDVTREEELVSAAEALTARWGGVDVVVNNAGVAQAGAIEDVSIDNWRWIIDINLLGVVRGCKVFTPLFKKQGHGHFVNVASMAGLLDVPLMSSYNATKAAVVSLSETLQNELADARIHVSVVCPSFFKTNLTDSLRTTDPTMGATMARLLEKSPITADDIANDVFRAVERREFYILPHEEGRKAWLMKRFLPREVYAKVMRKRTARMRPRTGPTPA, encoded by the coding sequence ATGGCCGGCCAACGCATCTTCATCACCGGCGGCGCCAGCGGGCTCGGCAAGGCCCTGGCCCTGCGCTTCGCCCGCGCGGGCTGGAAGGTCTGCATCGCCGACCTCAATGACGCGCGGGGCGCGGAGACGCTGAAGGAGCTGTCCGCCCTGGGCCCGGACGCGCACTACCTGCGCTGCGACGTGACGCGTGAGGAGGAGCTGGTCTCCGCCGCCGAAGCGCTCACCGCGCGCTGGGGTGGCGTGGACGTGGTGGTGAACAACGCGGGCGTGGCCCAGGCGGGCGCCATCGAGGACGTGTCCATCGACAACTGGCGGTGGATCATCGACATCAACCTGCTGGGCGTGGTGCGCGGCTGCAAGGTGTTCACCCCGCTCTTCAAGAAGCAGGGCCACGGCCACTTCGTCAACGTCGCCTCCATGGCGGGCCTGCTCGATGTGCCCCTCATGAGCAGCTACAACGCGACGAAGGCGGCCGTCGTCTCCCTGTCGGAGACGCTGCAGAACGAGCTGGCGGACGCCCGCATCCACGTCAGCGTCGTCTGTCCGTCCTTCTTCAAGACGAACCTGACCGACTCGCTGCGCACCACGGACCCGACGATGGGCGCCACCATGGCGCGGCTGCTGGAGAAGTCGCCCATCACCGCGGACGACATCGCCAACGACGTCTTCCGCGCGGTGGAGCGGCGGGAGTTCTACATCCTGCCGCACGAGGAGGGCCGCAAGGCCTGGCTGATGAAGCGCTTCCTGCCGCGCGAGGTCTACGCGAAAGTGATGCGCAAGCGCACCGCCCGGATGCGTCCTCGCACCGGCCCGACACCCGCCTGA
- a CDS encoding phosphotransferase family protein has protein sequence MTAAAAAAAPTAAPIDPSGAVRPGEELNVPAVDAWLKALVPALQGTPEITQYSGGASNWTYRLKYPNRDLILRRPPAGTKAKSAHDMAREFKVQQALKPVYPAVPDMVGLCQDPSVIGTDFYVMERIEGIIPRKHMPRGLTLDKARTRQLCLNVIDKLVELHSVDAQAVGLTSLGKGPGYPKRQIEGWSDRYEKARTWNVLGFKYVRDWLKANTPADVATCIIHNDWRFDNVVLDSNDPTRVIGVLDWEMATLGDPLMDLGNALAYWIEADDNFMMQATRRQPTHLPGMLRRQEVVEYYLDRMKLKTDNWTFYEVYGIFRLAVIIQQIYYRYHHKQTRNPAFKNFWVLANYLGLRCERLVRTKGRR, from the coding sequence ATGACAGCCGCCGCAGCAGCTGCCGCCCCTACCGCCGCCCCCATCGACCCGTCCGGCGCCGTGCGCCCGGGCGAGGAGCTGAACGTCCCCGCCGTCGATGCCTGGCTCAAGGCCCTGGTGCCCGCGCTGCAGGGCACGCCGGAAATCACCCAGTACTCCGGGGGCGCCTCGAACTGGACGTACCGGCTGAAGTACCCGAACCGGGACCTCATCCTGCGCCGGCCTCCGGCGGGCACGAAGGCCAAGTCGGCGCACGACATGGCCCGCGAGTTCAAGGTGCAGCAGGCGCTCAAGCCCGTGTACCCGGCCGTGCCGGACATGGTCGGCCTGTGCCAGGACCCGTCGGTCATTGGCACGGACTTCTACGTGATGGAGCGCATCGAGGGCATCATCCCTCGCAAGCACATGCCCCGGGGGCTCACCCTCGACAAGGCGCGCACGCGGCAGCTGTGCCTCAACGTCATCGACAAGCTGGTGGAGCTGCACTCCGTGGACGCCCAGGCCGTGGGGCTGACCTCGCTGGGCAAGGGGCCGGGCTACCCGAAGCGGCAGATTGAGGGCTGGTCGGACCGGTACGAGAAGGCGCGCACCTGGAACGTGCTCGGCTTCAAGTACGTGCGCGACTGGCTCAAGGCGAACACGCCAGCGGACGTCGCCACCTGCATCATCCACAACGACTGGCGCTTCGACAACGTGGTGCTCGACTCGAACGACCCCACCCGTGTCATCGGCGTGCTCGACTGGGAGATGGCCACGCTGGGCGACCCGCTGATGGACCTGGGCAACGCGCTGGCCTACTGGATTGAAGCCGACGACAACTTCATGATGCAGGCGACGCGCCGGCAGCCCACGCACCTGCCCGGCATGCTCCGGCGCCAGGAGGTCGTCGAGTACTACCTCGACCGGATGAAGCTGAAGACGGACAACTGGACCTTCTACGAGGTCTACGGAATCTTCCGCCTCGCGGTCATCATCCAGCAGATCTACTACCGCTATCACCACAAGCAGACGCGCAACCCGGCGTTCAAGAACTTCTGGGTCCTGGCGAACTACCTCGGCCTGCGCTGCGAGCGGCTCGTCCGGACGAAGGGGAGGCGCTGA